One window of the Nothobranchius furzeri strain GRZ-AD chromosome 3, NfurGRZ-RIMD1, whole genome shotgun sequence genome contains the following:
- the zpr1 gene encoding zinc finger protein ZPR1: MGAAEISLTSPTPKKKCGSVCQTNACDPESAGTDTSDCCNYSTCRLSFLPTGDFIQSSKMSLISEENVRGGSVFKDINADDEDWQPTEIESLCMNCYQNGVTRMLLTRIPFFKEIIVSSFSCANCGWSNTEIQSAGRIQDQGVCYTLKVKTKQDLNREVVKADSATIRIPELDFEIPPFTQKGSLSTVEGLLDRAVAGLEQDQPLRRTTDPQVADKIEDFIQKLKKLKDVENEFTLVIEDPSGNSFVENPMAPQKDEALTVTQFKRTVQQDQQLGLRADDDDVDGEPAGNDLETMRQEVLVFPTNCPECNAPASTNMKLVQIPHFKEVVIMATNCDSCGHRTNEVKSGGATEQMGTKVTLHVTDPSDMTRDLLKSETCSVIIPELEFELGMAAVGGKFTTLEGLLKDIKDLTVSKNPFVCGDSSVTDRVQKLTEFGEKIDKIIAGELDVHIILDDPAGNSYIQNVYAPEPDPEMTVEKYTRSFEQNEELGLNDMKTENYQEEK; encoded by the coding sequence ATGGGGGCGGCAGAGATCTCCCTTACATCGCCAACACCGAAGAAGAAATGCGGAAGTGTTTGTCAAACAAACGCGTGCGATCCAGAAAGTGCTGGAACTGATACCTCTGACTGCTGTAACTACAGCACATGTAGACTGTCATTTTTACCGACAGGAGATTTTATTCAAAGCTCAAAAATGTCTCTTATTTCCGAGGAAAATGTTCGAGGTGGGAGCGTTTTTAAGGATATTAACGCGGACGACGAAGATTGGCAGCCCACGGAGATTGAGAGTCTTTGTATGAACTGCTACCAGAACGGGGTGACACGCATGCTTCTGACCAGAATACCGTTTTTTAAAGAAATAATTGTCAGCTCGTTCAGCTGCGCTAACTGCGGCTGGTCGAACACTGAGATCCAGTCCGCAGGCCGGATTCAAGACCAGGGGGTCTGTTACACCTTAAAGGTCAAAACAAAGCAGGACTTGAACCGGGAGGTTGTGAAAGCAGACAGCGCGACCATCAGGATCCCAGAGctggattttgagatcccaccctTTACACAAAAAGGCTCGCTTTCCACTGTTGAGGGGCTTTTGGACCGAGCAGTTGCAGGGCTGGAGCAAGACCAGCCCCTCAGGAGGACCACAGACCCCCAGGTGGCAGACAAAATAGAGGATTTCATTCAGAAGCTGAAGAAACTCAAAGACGTAGAGAATGAGTTCACACTGGTGATCGAGGATCCATCTGGAAATAGTTTTGTGGAAAATCCCATGGCACCTCAAAAAGACGAAGCTCTCACCGTGACGCAGTTCAAGCGGACCGTCCAGCAAGATCAGCAGCTAGGATTACGAGCTGATGACGATGACGTGGATGGAGAACCAGCTGGTAATGACCTGGAAACAATGAGACAAGAGGTTCTGGTGTTTCCCACAAATTGCCCTGAGTGCAACGCACCAGCCTCCACCAACATGAAGCTGGTCCAGATCCCACACTTCAAGGAGGTCGTCATCATGGCCACCAACTGTGACAGCTGTGGTCACCGGACCAATGAGGTGAAATCTGGTGGAGCCACTGAACAAATGGGAACTAAGGTCACACTGCACGTTACAGATCCTTCAGACATGACCCGGGACCTGCTCAAGTCTGAGACCTGTTCTGTTATCATCCCAGAGCTGGAGTTTGAGCTGGGGATGGCAGCTGTTGGCGGGAAGTTCACAACCCTGGAGGGCCTGCTAAAAGACATCAAGGACCTAACTGTGTCCAAAAACCCCTTTGTCTGCGGTGACAGCAGCGTTACCGATCGGGTGCAGAAGCTGACAGAGTTTGGAGAGAAGATTGACAAGATAATTGCAGGAGAGCTGGACGTTCACATCATCCTGGATGATCCGGCTGGGAACAGCTACATCCAGAATGTTTATGCACCAGAACCTGATCCAGAGATGACCGTTGAGAAGTACACTCGCTCATTTGAGCAGAACGAGGAGCTCGGCCTGAATGACATGAAGACGGAGAATTATCAAGAAGAAAAATGA